In the genome of Corynebacterium glucuronolyticum DSM 44120, the window TACATTCCGATGCTTTCAGAAGCTCAACCGCAAGGTCAAAATCCTCGTTAGCCGTCATCGGACGCTACCAAATCTGCTCGTATCGTTGACGTAGTCCGGACAGACTGAACGAACCGGTCGAGTATGGTTCCCAGACTCCGACGGCTCGCACCACGCGGTGACTACACCCACGTCAAAAGAATCATTAGACAATGAAGAGGGCCGACCCAAAAAAGTCCTTTCATTTCTTCCTCTATAAATCACAGTTATGAGGCTACCCGCAAGTTGTGAACAGTGGTATCCATTTTTTCCAGCTACGCCACCGCTATCAAAGAGCACTTACCTACAGTACGACGGGCGATGACCACCTTCCACGTGGTGCATCTTGCAGCCGGCAGACTCACCGCCGTTCATCCACGCTTCCAACAGGAGAAATACCACTGTAGGGGGCGAGAAGATGATCCGTTAAACAAGTGCCTAAAAGCACTTCTCACCTCTAAGAAACGATAGGCGCCTCGGCCGAAAACCAGCTTGGAACCTTATTCCCCGACGATCCTGGCCATCTGCAGCTAAAGGTCGTCTGGTGCGCCTATAAGTAGATCATCGTCTGTGATACCCAAATAAAAAAGGCAGCGCAAACAAGTACGCATGATATTATCTACCAGCTGAAAGCCATGACCAAAATCTATCCATAGCTCACTCAACTAGGACACAGCCTTCACAAACCTCTTTGACATCCTCGCCTACTTCAACGAAGGACTATCGGATGGAACCGTCGAAGCAATCAATGGCAGACTCGAGCGCTTGAGAGGAATCGCCCCCCCACTTCTCCACCCTAAACCACTACCTCATCTACTCCGGAAGCATCGGCCACAAAACCCACGCACTCTAAAACCGGAAGAGTCTCATCAGATCTGCGCTGTAAACAGCCCCTGGAAGATTTGGCGGAATAAATTCGCAACCTCTATATTGGAGACAGTCCGAGAACTGTTCCGCGCTGAAACTTGTGTAACGAGAAAACAGTGTACCTTGGAAAGTGCAGTCCACAAACGTACACCGATGAAACTCCACAGAATCGATGGAGGCTTCCGAAAAATCTACCCGTTCAAAAGTGCATCTCTCACAGTTCCCCCACGTGAAGCTGCAATGTGAAAAATCACAGTCAGTAAAACGCGAATCGATTACCACAACCCCATCGAAGTGAGACCCAGACAGCTGAACCATACAGAACTCACCGTTAACGAGTTGAAATTGTCTAATTGACGATTCACGAAGATTCCTATTGGAAATATTGATTCCACCGCAGCCACTCGAATGTAGGGAAAGCGTATTCAGACCGAGCTTTACAATTCCCTTAGACTGTTCCGGCTGGTCCGGCGCACGCCAAAGGTAGGTGGAAATCTCTTGAAGTGGTTGGAGTCTACGCGCCAGCGCACCTAAGATTTCCCATTTAGCAACCGTGTAATACGTGGGATCCGACGTGCTTCCTTCATCCGGATGAGTGGCTTCATTAAATAGCAAATGAGCAACATCGTTAACTAAAGTGGACCCCTGTAACGATAGTTCATCCCCTAAATATACCAGCTGATAGGCCGATGAGAGCCGCGTTAAGGCGGATGTACTTCCGATTTCTCGGCTATACCTTTCATAGCGAGCATGCAGCTCTGTCTGTCTCATGAGTGCCAGTATAGGCAGAGCGGGGATGCAGCCTGTTCTCTTAGGAACCTCTGGCATCCCCGCCTAGCTGGGCTAGCTTATTTCGCTAGCTCTTTTTTACCTGCACGGAAGTTAAGCGCGGCACGGCCCAGCTCAAAGAGCGTGCACACCACGGCGATGGGCGTCATAATCGCTCCGGGCGCAACAAAGAAGCCACACACGGCGACAAGCACCGGCAGCAGGTGGATGCAGGATTTACCGATGTATCCGCCGAAGGACGGCATATCCACACCATCGGATTCGGCGACGGATTTCACCATGAAGTTTGGGCCGTTGCCAATGTAGGTCATGGCACCGAAGAACACGGCACCGAGGCTGATGGCTACAAGGTAGTGCTCGGGAACTCCAGCCACGCGGGGATCGCCTGGAAGCTCTCCCGCGATGGAGAAGAACGTGGCGTACGTGGGCGCGTTGTCCAGGAAGGACGACAGGGAGCCGGTGAGGAAGTAGAAGCTTGCCTCGTTGAGGTTAAGCTTGGGGGCAACCTCGGCGAGGTAGCGAAGCGCCGGAATCATGGTGAGGAAGATGCCGACGAACACGGCGGCGACCTCGAGAATCGGGGCCCACACGAACTTGTTGAGATCGTAGCGGACCTTATCCGAACCGAACTTGAGTGAGGCCAGTGCTGCAAGCCCCATGATGATCTCGCGGGTGGGAATCCAATCCGTGAGCGTTGCGGTGCCTGACTCGATTGCTTCAGCATTCATTGAGGGAGCAAGAGCAACGGCAACGATGATGATGGCGAAGAAAAGGAAGTTGATCTTGCCGTCGAGGTGGATCGGCTCGGTCTCCGTGCGGTCGCGCTCGGTGTCCTCCTTAGACTCCATCGCGTGGATCTTGCGGTCGAGGCAGTAGTAGCTCACGAGCAGGAGGATGAACACGAATGCCCATTCCTTGAACAGGCTGAACGTCCACGTGAACGGCACGCCGCGGAGCATGCCAAGGAACAGCGGCGGATCACCCAGCGGGGTCAACAGACCACCGGCGTTTGCGACGATGAAGATTGTGTAGATAACAGTGTGGGCGACGTACTTGCGTTCCTCGTTGGTTTTAAGTATCGGCCGGATGAGCAGCATCGCCGCACCCGTGGTGCCGATGAAGGAGGCAATACCGCCACCGATGGCGAGGAAGATGGTGTTGTTACGGGGTGTCGCTTCCACGTCGCCACGCAAATAGATGCCACCAGCCACCGTGAACAGACACAGCAACAGCATGATGAAGTTGAAATATTCAATGGCGGCGCCAAGGACGGCTGCGGGCTCCCCGCCGAGGATCATCCACGCGGCGACGGGCACGCCCAGGATGAGTGCGACAATCAGCTGGTTACGGGGTCTATCCCAGAAGCCGGAAAGTGCGGGCACAAGCGGAAAAATGGCGATGCTTAAAAGCATCAGTACGAAGGGGATTAGACCCCAGGCTGGAATAGTCACAAGTCACATCCTCACATTGAATCAGAGTTAAAACACTCTTCAGTGTAAACGGGTTGTGGGTGACGCGACACAACAGATAGTAGTGATTGTGTGACTTTTTCACCCTTTTCCCAGGTCAGACCAACACAACGCATACACACCACACAACACTCGCATGTGGTGTGTTGTGTAGAGTGTTGATATTTGGGAAAGGATTGCAGTGGATCAAAGAGAGCTTGATGCACTAGTGAAAAGCCTGCGGCAAATCGGGACAGACACCTCTAGCGTGGAGGTCAAAGCCGCTGCTGGTGGCTTCCCCAAGAAACTGGTCCGCGACATCTCTTCTTTTGCAAATACAGACGGGGGAACTGTGATCCTAGGTCTTGATGAGGAGAATGGATTCGCCCCATCGCCACATTTTGATGCCCGGAGCATTGCAGATGCCCTAGCAACAGTATGCAGGGAGCAACTAGTTCCCAGTGTCACACCCAGATTGATACCCTGACGTGAGAAGATGCGCCCGTAGTTGTTGGAACGATCGCACCTCTCGACCCACGACTTCGACCATGCTACGTTGCAACACAGGGAAAATACTGCGGAAGTTTTATTCGCGCACAGGATGGAGCGCGGAACCTGAAGCCGTATGAGATAGACAGGTTGGAAGAGAATCGGACACAGCCATTGTGGGATAGTGAAATCGTTCCTCGGGCAGGGCTGGTGAATCTGGATCCGGAAATTATCCAAGGAATACTAAAACGCGAGCGTTTGATCCACGAGCGAATCTTCAAAAATAAATCTGATGAAGATGCCCTCTTGAGCCTCAACGTTCTTGCACGAGACGATCGCGGAGTACCACGCCCTACAATCGTCGGGCTTTTATGCGCAGGCGCTTTCCCACAACAGTTCTTTCCACGGCTCAGCGTCACATTTTCCAACTATGTTGGCGATTCAAAGGCGACAAATGACACTGGCCAGCGATTCATAGACAACCAGA includes:
- a CDS encoding sodium:proton antiporter; the encoded protein is MTIPAWGLIPFVLMLLSIAIFPLVPALSGFWDRPRNQLIVALILGVPVAAWMILGGEPAAVLGAAIEYFNFIMLLLCLFTVAGGIYLRGDVEATPRNNTIFLAIGGGIASFIGTTGAAMLLIRPILKTNEERKYVAHTVIYTIFIVANAGGLLTPLGDPPLFLGMLRGVPFTWTFSLFKEWAFVFILLLVSYYCLDRKIHAMESKEDTERDRTETEPIHLDGKINFLFFAIIIVAVALAPSMNAEAIESGTATLTDWIPTREIIMGLAALASLKFGSDKVRYDLNKFVWAPILEVAAVFVGIFLTMIPALRYLAEVAPKLNLNEASFYFLTGSLSSFLDNAPTYATFFSIAGELPGDPRVAGVPEHYLVAISLGAVFFGAMTYIGNGPNFMVKSVAESDGVDMPSFGGYIGKSCIHLLPVLVAVCGFFVAPGAIMTPIAVVCTLFELGRAALNFRAGKKELAK
- a CDS encoding pentapeptide repeat-containing protein; amino-acid sequence: MPEVPKRTGCIPALPILALMRQTELHARYERYSREIGSTSALTRLSSAYQLVYLGDELSLQGSTLVNDVAHLLFNEATHPDEGSTSDPTYYTVAKWEILGALARRLQPLQEISTYLWRAPDQPEQSKGIVKLGLNTLSLHSSGCGGINISNRNLRESSIRQFQLVNGEFCMVQLSGSHFDGVVVIDSRFTDCDFSHCSFTWGNCERCTFERVDFSEASIDSVEFHRCTFVDCTFQGTLFSRYTSFSAEQFSDCLQYRGCEFIPPNLPGAVYSADLMRLFRF
- a CDS encoding transposase codes for the protein MVSIFSSYATAIKEHLPTVRRAMTTFHVVHLAAGRLTAVHPRFQQEKYHCRGREDDPLNKCLKALLTSKKR
- a CDS encoding AlbA family DNA-binding domain-containing protein, whose protein sequence is MDQRELDALVKSLRQIGTDTSSVEVKAAAGGFPKKLVRDISSFANTDGGTVILGLDEENGFAPSPHFDARSIADALATVCREQLVPSVTPRLIP